In Rhodococcus sp. NBC_00297, the following are encoded in one genomic region:
- a CDS encoding SLC13 family permease: MVYLVSILALVAIFAIATVRPINMGLIAFAAAFLVAPFISNMSIDDVMSGFPGEMFIVVLGITLLFGIAQVNGTLGTIMRAALHLVGGRRWAVAWAMFVLSALLMSLGAVLAVSMLAPIAMPLAKRYRINPLLMSAMIGHGAFGAAFSPITVYSVGIQELLKDYDVVVDPLLLFVVPLGLNLAFACVAFAFLGRDIWGPESRDIQRRIDQETPSPTGGPSSGTRVADTVAEPRSVHSGGGGVVTAHTEPALDVSTLTPVPKKLNWEQGLTLTSIVALLACAMFGVDVGVASLIISVVLLLVCPTRVSESMKQIAWPAALLVCGVVTYMGVLTQNGTIEYLGDTAARIPSVLLTVFALLFAIGVISAVGSSFGIILIALPLAAPLMASGQVGAIPLVLAVCFCATVVDVSPFSTNGVIVLSVAQVEDKLAFQRKMLAYCGYICVAAPLASWALLVLPTI, translated from the coding sequence GTGGTCTATCTCGTATCGATTCTCGCTCTGGTGGCAATTTTCGCCATTGCCACCGTCAGGCCCATCAACATGGGTCTTATCGCATTTGCCGCAGCGTTTCTCGTGGCGCCGTTCATCTCGAACATGAGCATCGACGATGTGATGTCCGGCTTCCCCGGTGAGATGTTCATCGTCGTCCTGGGCATCACACTGTTGTTCGGAATTGCCCAGGTCAACGGCACACTCGGTACTATCATGCGTGCCGCGCTGCACCTCGTGGGTGGGAGGCGATGGGCGGTTGCCTGGGCGATGTTCGTCCTGTCTGCCCTTTTGATGTCCCTCGGCGCGGTGCTGGCCGTGAGCATGCTGGCACCGATCGCGATGCCCCTCGCCAAGCGCTACCGCATCAATCCCCTTTTGATGAGCGCCATGATCGGGCATGGCGCCTTCGGTGCCGCATTCTCGCCCATCACCGTCTATTCGGTGGGTATTCAGGAGTTGTTGAAGGACTACGACGTCGTCGTCGATCCGCTCTTGCTGTTCGTCGTGCCGCTGGGATTGAACCTGGCCTTCGCGTGCGTGGCCTTTGCATTCCTCGGCCGTGACATCTGGGGTCCGGAGAGCCGGGATATCCAGCGCCGCATAGATCAGGAGACGCCGTCTCCCACCGGGGGGCCGAGCTCCGGAACGCGCGTTGCGGACACTGTCGCAGAACCAAGGTCGGTGCACAGCGGTGGCGGCGGGGTCGTCACTGCACACACCGAGCCCGCACTCGACGTCTCCACGCTGACACCGGTTCCGAAGAAGTTGAACTGGGAGCAAGGCCTGACACTCACGTCGATCGTCGCCCTCCTCGCGTGTGCGATGTTCGGTGTCGACGTGGGGGTTGCGTCCCTGATCATCTCGGTGGTGCTGCTCCTGGTGTGCCCCACCCGTGTCAGTGAATCCATGAAGCAGATCGCGTGGCCGGCAGCATTGCTGGTGTGTGGCGTCGTGACCTACATGGGCGTGCTCACCCAGAACGGGACTATCGAATACCTCGGTGACACGGCGGCTCGAATCCCTTCTGTGCTGCTCACCGTCTTCGCTCTGCTGTTCGCGATCGGAGTGATCTCGGCAGTCGGCTCATCCTTTGGAATCATCCTCATCGCACTGCCGCTCGCTGCTCCGCTGATGGCGAGCGGACAGGTCGGGGCGATTCCTTTGGTTCTCGCTGTCTGTTTCTGCGCCACAGTCGTAGACGTCAGCCCGTTCTCGACGAACGGAGTCATCGTGCTGAGCGTGGCCCAGGTGGAGGACAAACTCGCGTTCCAACGCAAGATGCTGGCCTACTGCGGCTACATCTGCGTTGCCGCGCCGCTAGCGTCGTGGGCGTTGCTGGTGCTGCCTACCATCTAA
- a CDS encoding iron ABC transporter ATP-binding protein, with protein sequence MITFSDVSKTYQSETVLGPVSGTIAEGGITSVVGPNGAGKSTLLSIMGRLLEPTTGTVTIGDAVVQHTATRDLARIVSVLRQDNHLTARLTIRELVSFGRFPHCGGRLRAHDHEHVDRALDFLHLDTLAGRHLDQVSGGQRQRAFVAMVLAQDTPYVLLDEPLNNLDMKHSVAMMGHLRRAADELGRTIVLVVHDINFAAAWSDDIVAMRDGRIVVSGPAGAIMHDDILSDVFDTRVRVHDIDGARTAVYARPRNEVRTAAPTQS encoded by the coding sequence GTGATCACGTTCTCGGACGTCTCCAAGACCTACCAGAGCGAGACGGTGCTCGGACCGGTCAGCGGCACCATCGCAGAGGGTGGCATCACCTCGGTCGTCGGGCCCAACGGAGCGGGCAAGTCGACCCTGCTCTCGATCATGGGCAGACTGCTCGAGCCGACCACCGGAACCGTGACCATCGGAGACGCCGTGGTGCAGCACACGGCCACGAGAGACTTGGCCCGCATCGTCTCGGTGCTGCGCCAGGACAACCACCTGACCGCGCGGCTCACCATCCGCGAGCTCGTCTCGTTCGGCCGGTTCCCGCACTGCGGCGGCCGACTCCGCGCACACGACCACGAACACGTCGACCGTGCGCTCGACTTCCTGCACCTCGACACCCTCGCCGGGCGCCACCTCGACCAGGTGTCAGGTGGTCAACGCCAGCGGGCGTTCGTCGCCATGGTTCTCGCGCAGGACACTCCGTACGTCCTGCTCGACGAGCCGCTGAACAATCTGGACATGAAGCACTCGGTGGCGATGATGGGCCATCTCCGACGCGCGGCCGACGAATTGGGGCGCACGATCGTGCTCGTGGTGCACGACATCAACTTCGCGGCGGCCTGGTCGGACGACATCGTCGCGATGCGGGACGGCCGGATCGTCGTCAGCGGGCCCGCCGGCGCGATCATGCACGACGACATCCTGAGCGACGTGTTCGATACCCGGGTGCGCGTCCACGACATCGACGGCGCGCGGACCGCCGTGTACGCCCGCCCTCGGAACGAGGTGCGCACCGCGGCCCCGACACAGTCATGA
- a CDS encoding iron chelate uptake ABC transporter family permease subunit, which yields MPTLVRTDSRPRPRRRLLVASAVLAGAIACFLLLFVRGSFEFAVERRATMLGAMAVAAFAHGLGTVVFHTVTDNRLLTPSIVGFDSLYVLMQTVMVFVFGGSVIARTDGTPKVIAQTLTMVLFATILYRWLFSGRLGSLFTMLLVGVVLGLAFDSLSTFLQRLLSPTEYDLLSVRLFGRLSGVDPGMLPLAFTVCVAVGVVLWRRRFRLDALLLGRDSATTIGVDHKRELTLVLVLVALLVSFSTALAGPMTFFGFIVATMAYQVTGSYKHQYVLPMAFLLGMLTLVVGQFVMQHVFYAAGFLTVVIEFAGGLLFLVVVLRKGRL from the coding sequence ATGCCGACGCTGGTACGCACCGACTCGAGACCACGTCCGCGACGACGACTTCTCGTGGCCTCCGCGGTGCTGGCGGGGGCGATCGCCTGCTTCCTTCTCCTGTTCGTCCGGGGTTCCTTCGAGTTCGCGGTGGAACGCCGCGCCACGATGCTGGGCGCCATGGCCGTCGCGGCCTTCGCCCACGGGCTCGGCACCGTCGTCTTCCACACCGTCACAGACAACCGATTGCTCACTCCGTCCATCGTCGGTTTCGACTCGCTGTACGTGCTGATGCAGACCGTCATGGTGTTCGTCTTCGGCGGCTCCGTCATCGCGCGGACCGACGGCACCCCGAAAGTGATCGCACAGACCCTCACCATGGTCCTGTTCGCCACGATCCTCTATCGCTGGCTCTTCTCCGGTCGCCTCGGCAGTCTCTTCACGATGCTGCTCGTCGGCGTCGTCCTGGGACTGGCCTTCGACAGCCTCTCGACGTTCCTGCAGCGTCTGCTCTCCCCCACCGAGTACGACCTCCTGTCCGTTCGCCTGTTCGGTCGCCTCAGCGGGGTGGATCCGGGCATGCTTCCCCTCGCGTTCACGGTGTGCGTCGCGGTGGGAGTGGTGTTGTGGCGCAGACGCTTCCGGCTCGATGCGCTGTTGCTCGGCCGTGACTCCGCGACGACCATCGGCGTCGACCACAAGCGTGAACTGACGCTCGTGCTCGTTCTGGTGGCGCTGCTGGTGTCGTTCTCCACCGCGCTGGCAGGGCCGATGACCTTCTTCGGCTTCATCGTCGCGACGATGGCCTATCAGGTGACCGGCAGCTACAAACACCAGTACGTGCTTCCGATGGCATTCCTGCTCGGCATGCTCACGCTCGTCGTCGGACAGTTCGTCATGCAGCACGTGTTCTACGCGGCCGGTTTCCTCACGGTCGTCATCGAATTCGCGGGTGGACTGCTCTTCCTCGTCGTCGTCCTCCGGAAAGGCAGACTGTGA
- a CDS encoding ABC transporter permease yields the protein MHRRTALLGSAVVTAALVAASLLVGEFDISLGTLLTDPVAREMFLISRVPRTLSLIFAGVAMAVSGVVMQMITQNKFVEPTTAGTSQWAGLGILAALLLAPNLGPMPKMLIATAFAFVGTMLFVGVLRRISLEQQLVVPLVGIMLGAVVGAITTFLAGTFDLLQSMSAWRSGGFSGIVRGFYEPLWAVVVIAVLVYLLAHRFTVAGLGKDLATTVGLNYDATVVLGVAMVAVCTGVTSVVVGFIPFLGLIVPNIVSMVLGDDVRRNLPWVAVLGVGLLLACDLIGRTVVAPMEIPASVILGALGAAVFVLLVVRQRRHVLA from the coding sequence ATGCATCGTAGGACAGCACTTCTGGGCTCGGCGGTGGTCACCGCCGCCCTGGTCGCGGCGTCGCTGCTCGTCGGCGAGTTCGACATCTCGCTCGGCACACTGCTCACCGACCCGGTGGCGCGGGAGATGTTCCTCATCTCCCGCGTCCCGCGGACCCTCTCATTGATCTTCGCCGGCGTCGCGATGGCGGTGTCCGGTGTGGTCATGCAGATGATCACTCAGAACAAGTTCGTCGAGCCCACCACCGCCGGCACGAGCCAGTGGGCGGGGCTGGGCATTCTCGCGGCCCTGTTGCTGGCGCCGAATCTCGGGCCGATGCCGAAGATGCTGATCGCCACCGCGTTCGCCTTCGTCGGCACCATGTTGTTCGTCGGCGTCCTGCGTCGAATCTCGTTGGAACAACAACTGGTGGTCCCCCTGGTCGGCATCATGCTGGGCGCCGTCGTCGGCGCGATCACCACCTTCCTCGCCGGCACATTCGACCTGCTGCAGTCCATGTCCGCGTGGCGGTCCGGCGGATTCAGCGGCATCGTGCGCGGTTTCTACGAACCCTTGTGGGCCGTCGTCGTCATCGCCGTGCTCGTCTACCTGCTCGCGCACCGCTTCACCGTCGCCGGCCTCGGGAAGGACCTCGCCACCACGGTCGGACTGAACTACGACGCGACCGTCGTGCTCGGCGTCGCGATGGTGGCGGTGTGCACCGGTGTCACCAGCGTGGTGGTCGGCTTCATCCCGTTCCTGGGCCTCATCGTGCCGAACATCGTGTCCATGGTCCTGGGAGACGACGTACGGAGGAACCTTCCGTGGGTAGCGGTGCTGGGCGTCGGACTGCTGCTGGCCTGCGACCTGATCGGGCGCACGGTGGTCGCGCCCATGGAGATTCCGGCCTCGGTGATTCTCGGCGCGCTCGGCGCCGCGGTCTTCGTCCTTCTCGTGGTGAGGCAGCGACGTCATGTTCTTGCGTGA
- a CDS encoding siderophore ABC transporter substrate-binding protein, producing MKTPKTPILALLATVITVSALASCSTDDTTSADSATTVSIDTATGPVEVPQNPQRVVALDNTSLETLRAFGVEPVALPKPIMPYEGFEDWIDDDAILDVGTHREPNLEIVNEAEPDLIIGGYRFSEYTDELGRIAPTLDIAPSDDAEGGYVESLKRQTASLGVVFDREEQASEIIAALDAAEDNAAERTTGQSVFLSVVSGGKIDNGAGRIGRIIEPLNLRDVFAGEAGDVHGDSGLAPEAVAAANPEWMIVLDRDAAAGEPGAAPAKSVIDAQEAFAHTTFASEDQIVYLDPYFYTRESIQAYAETYEQLADAFSNAS from the coding sequence GTGAAGACCCCGAAAACCCCGATCCTCGCCCTCCTCGCCACCGTGATCACGGTGAGCGCGCTCGCGAGTTGCAGCACCGACGACACCACGTCCGCGGACTCCGCCACCACCGTCTCCATCGACACCGCCACCGGACCTGTCGAGGTCCCCCAGAACCCGCAGCGTGTCGTCGCCCTCGACAACACGTCGCTGGAGACCCTGCGCGCGTTCGGCGTCGAACCGGTGGCGCTGCCCAAACCGATCATGCCGTACGAAGGGTTCGAGGACTGGATCGACGACGACGCCATCCTCGACGTGGGGACGCACAGGGAGCCGAACCTGGAGATCGTGAACGAGGCGGAACCCGATCTCATCATCGGCGGTTACCGCTTCTCGGAGTACACCGACGAACTCGGTCGTATCGCCCCCACGCTGGACATCGCGCCATCCGACGATGCCGAGGGTGGTTACGTCGAGTCACTGAAGCGCCAGACCGCCTCTCTCGGCGTCGTCTTCGACCGCGAGGAGCAGGCGTCCGAGATCATCGCGGCTCTCGACGCCGCCGAAGACAACGCGGCGGAGCGGACCACCGGCCAGTCGGTGTTCCTGTCCGTCGTCTCGGGCGGCAAGATCGACAACGGTGCCGGACGGATCGGTCGGATCATCGAACCACTGAACCTGCGCGACGTCTTCGCCGGTGAGGCCGGCGACGTGCACGGCGACTCCGGCCTCGCGCCGGAGGCCGTCGCCGCGGCGAACCCGGAGTGGATGATCGTGCTGGACCGCGACGCCGCGGCCGGCGAACCCGGTGCCGCTCCGGCGAAGTCGGTGATCGATGCGCAGGAAGCGTTCGCCCACACCACGTTCGCGTCCGAGGACCAGATCGTCTACCTCGATCCGTACTTCTACACGCGCGAGAGCATCCAGGCGTACGCCGAGACGTACGAGCAGCTCGCGGACGCCTTCTCGAATGCATCGTAG
- a CDS encoding siderophore-interacting protein codes for MARQLTTLTVLRTERLTPHMVRVVLGGANFDEFAPSEFTDSYVKLHFGDADDPTLRTYTVRSVDTDAREVAIDFVVHGDEGVAGPWALRASAGDELSFFGPAGAYSPRSDADWHLLAGDETGVPAISAALAALPEGAVAHVVLEAASPEDRLEIAAPASAHIRWVYRSNEFGTSALAAAVRAVEWLPGQAHVFVHGEAQSVMHEIRPYIRKKRGVTAEWASISGYWRRGRTEEGFRTWKRELAVSES; via the coding sequence GTGGCGCGACAACTGACCACCCTGACCGTCCTGCGGACCGAGCGACTGACCCCGCACATGGTGCGCGTGGTGCTCGGTGGCGCAAACTTCGACGAGTTCGCGCCGTCCGAGTTCACCGACAGCTATGTGAAACTGCACTTCGGCGATGCGGACGACCCGACGTTGCGTACGTACACGGTGCGGTCGGTGGACACGGACGCGCGTGAGGTCGCCATCGACTTCGTCGTCCACGGAGACGAGGGAGTGGCGGGCCCTTGGGCGCTGCGGGCCTCCGCGGGGGACGAGCTCTCGTTCTTCGGACCCGCGGGTGCGTATTCGCCCCGCTCGGACGCCGACTGGCATCTCCTCGCGGGCGACGAGACGGGCGTGCCCGCCATCTCCGCGGCGCTCGCCGCACTCCCCGAGGGGGCCGTCGCGCACGTGGTGCTCGAGGCCGCGAGTCCGGAGGACCGCCTGGAGATCGCCGCGCCGGCCTCGGCCCACATCCGGTGGGTCTATCGCAGTAACGAATTCGGTACCTCCGCGCTGGCCGCCGCTGTCCGGGCGGTCGAGTGGCTGCCGGGACAGGCCCACGTCTTCGTGCACGGTGAGGCGCAGTCCGTGATGCACGAGATCCGGCCTTACATCCGTAAGAAGCGTGGCGTGACGGCGGAATGGGCCTCGATCTCGGGATACTGGCGTCGTGGCCGCACCGAGGAAGGATTCCGCACCTGGAAGCGGGAGCTCGCTGTCAGCGAATCCTGA
- a CDS encoding Lsr2 family DNA-binding protein encodes MTRGSGGARGAPPDHCQPRGVVMASDVLRSCAVRAGECPNSGSQLAAANGVRSGFDRGTASVARRGGARVTHVGGSLLASFASTGHGEELMVLVRLIEKAGTPTSCTTNSGSSTRRRSAARSLVGNGSAAALKKGRQDLQDVRVWAKENGFEVSTRGRISHEIQDAYDAPTDVGPGRP; translated from the coding sequence ATGACCCGGGGGTCGGGTGGTGCGCGAGGCGCGCCGCCCGACCACTGTCAGCCCCGGGGGGTTGTCATGGCCAGTGATGTCTTGCGCTCTTGCGCCGTCCGGGCGGGCGAGTGTCCCAACTCAGGCAGCCAACTAGCAGCGGCGAACGGGGTGCGTTCGGGCTTCGATCGAGGGACCGCGTCAGTCGCGCGTCGAGGTGGTGCACGCGTGACGCATGTAGGTGGCTCGCTGCTGGCGTCGTTCGCGTCCACTGGCCATGGCGAGGAGCTGATGGTGCTTGTTCGATTGATAGAAAAAGCGGGCACGCCAACGAGTTGTACGACTAATTCTGGATCGAGCACGCGGAGAAGGTCGGCGGCAAGAAGTCTCGTCGGGAACGGATCCGCGGCAGCGCTGAAGAAGGGCCGCCAGGACCTGCAGGACGTGCGGGTGTGGGCCAAGGAGAACGGCTTCGAGGTCAGCACCCGGGGACGCATCAGCCATGAAATCCAGGACGCGTACGACGCGCCCACTGACGTCGGACCGGGCCGACCATAG
- the katG gene encoding catalase/peroxidase HPI, which yields MRLTSDARPPHSDAKTASTSESENPVIESPKPKAHAPRTNKDWWPEQIDLSILHAHTSKSNPLGEAFDYKAAFADLDVDELKADVAAVLTDSKDWWPADYGNYGGLFIRLSWHAAGTYRTYDGRGGGGQGAQRFAPLNSWPDNANLDKARRLLWPVKQKHGNSISWADLLVFAGNVALDSMGFRTFGFAFGREDIWEPEEVFFGPEDTWMGTDKRYSGERELAKPLGATTMGLIYVNPEGPEGEPDPVAAAHDIRETFGRMAMNDEETAALIVGGHSFGKTHGAGPADKVGPEPEGAPIEQQGLGWKNGHGTGKAEDQITSGLEVVWTSTPTRWGNGYLENLYGYEWELEKSPAGAWQFVAKDGAGAGTIPDPFGGAGRAPTMLVTDVALREDPIYAEITRRWLDHPEQLEEAFAKAWYKLLHRDMGPVSRYLGPWVPEPQLWQDPVPAADYRPIDDADAASLKARILDSDLTVQQLIGVAWASVSSFRSTDFRGGGNGARVRLEPQKDWEANEPTVLAASMQVLEQIQQEFNASAGDKQVSLADLIVLAGNAAVEKAARDAGHEVTVPFSVGRTDATQEQTDVESFSVLEPRADGFRNFLKADEDTPAQVLFLDRAYMLNLTAPEVTVLLGGLRALGANHGGINHGVFTDRPGQLTNDFFVNLLDSDTEWSETGDGLYTGTDRASGEQKWTATAIDLIFGSHSQLRALSEVYAQADNGKKFVEDFVSVWAKVADNDRFDLR from the coding sequence ATGCGCTTGACCTCCGACGCCCGCCCACCCCATTCCGATGCGAAGACCGCCAGCACCAGCGAGAGCGAAAACCCGGTCATCGAATCGCCGAAACCCAAGGCGCACGCACCCCGGACGAACAAAGACTGGTGGCCCGAGCAGATCGACCTGTCGATCCTGCACGCCCACACATCCAAGTCCAACCCCCTCGGTGAGGCCTTCGACTACAAGGCGGCGTTCGCCGACCTCGACGTCGACGAACTCAAGGCCGACGTCGCCGCGGTGCTGACGGACTCGAAGGACTGGTGGCCCGCGGACTACGGCAACTACGGCGGCCTGTTCATACGACTCAGTTGGCACGCCGCCGGCACCTACCGCACCTACGACGGCCGCGGCGGCGGCGGACAGGGCGCGCAACGATTCGCGCCGCTGAACAGTTGGCCGGACAACGCCAACCTCGACAAGGCCCGTCGACTGCTGTGGCCGGTCAAACAGAAACACGGCAACAGCATCTCCTGGGCCGACCTGTTGGTGTTCGCCGGCAACGTTGCACTCGACTCGATGGGCTTCCGGACCTTCGGCTTCGCGTTCGGCCGCGAGGACATCTGGGAGCCGGAGGAAGTCTTCTTCGGCCCCGAGGACACTTGGATGGGAACCGACAAACGCTACTCCGGTGAGCGTGAGTTGGCCAAGCCTCTCGGTGCGACGACGATGGGTCTGATCTACGTCAATCCCGAAGGGCCGGAGGGTGAACCGGACCCGGTCGCTGCAGCCCACGACATCCGGGAGACGTTCGGGCGCATGGCGATGAACGATGAGGAGACCGCCGCGCTGATCGTCGGCGGACACAGTTTCGGTAAGACGCACGGCGCCGGACCTGCCGACAAGGTCGGGCCCGAACCCGAGGGCGCCCCGATCGAGCAGCAGGGCCTGGGATGGAAGAACGGGCACGGCACCGGCAAGGCCGAGGATCAGATCACCAGCGGCCTCGAGGTCGTGTGGACCTCGACGCCCACCCGGTGGGGCAACGGGTACCTCGAGAACCTCTACGGCTACGAGTGGGAGCTCGAGAAGAGCCCGGCCGGGGCGTGGCAGTTCGTCGCCAAGGACGGTGCCGGAGCGGGCACCATCCCCGACCCGTTCGGCGGTGCGGGCAGGGCACCGACGATGCTCGTCACCGACGTCGCTCTGCGCGAGGACCCGATCTACGCCGAGATCACCCGGCGGTGGCTCGATCACCCCGAGCAGCTCGAAGAAGCGTTCGCCAAGGCCTGGTACAAGCTGCTCCACCGCGACATGGGACCCGTGTCGCGATACCTGGGGCCGTGGGTTCCCGAGCCGCAGCTGTGGCAGGACCCGGTACCAGCAGCCGACTACCGTCCCATCGACGACGCCGACGCCGCGTCGCTCAAGGCCCGCATCCTCGACTCCGACCTGACGGTGCAGCAGCTGATCGGTGTCGCGTGGGCATCGGTGAGCAGCTTCCGCAGCACCGACTTCCGCGGCGGCGGCAACGGCGCCCGGGTGCGTCTGGAACCCCAGAAGGACTGGGAGGCCAACGAACCCACTGTTCTCGCCGCATCGATGCAGGTGCTCGAACAGATCCAGCAGGAGTTCAACGCCTCGGCCGGGGACAAGCAGGTCTCGCTCGCCGATCTGATCGTCCTGGCCGGGAACGCGGCGGTGGAGAAGGCGGCACGCGACGCCGGCCACGAGGTGACGGTGCCGTTCAGTGTCGGCCGCACCGACGCCACGCAGGAGCAGACGGACGTCGAGTCCTTTTCGGTGTTGGAGCCGCGCGCCGACGGTTTCCGGAACTTCCTGAAGGCGGACGAGGACACGCCGGCGCAGGTGCTGTTCCTCGATCGCGCGTACATGCTCAACCTGACCGCGCCCGAGGTGACGGTGCTGCTCGGTGGTCTGCGTGCTCTCGGCGCCAACCACGGTGGCATCAACCACGGTGTGTTCACCGACCGGCCGGGGCAGTTGACGAACGACTTCTTCGTCAACCTCCTCGACTCGGACACCGAATGGTCCGAGACCGGCGATGGTCTCTACACCGGCACCGATCGCGCGTCGGGTGAACAGAAGTGGACCGCGACGGCCATCGACTTGATCTTCGGGTCGCATTCGCAGTTGCGTGCCCTCTCGGAGGTCTATGCCCAGGCCGACAACGGCAAGAAGTTCGTCGAAGACTTCGTCTCCGTCTGGGCGAAGGTCGCCGACAACGACCGCTTCGACCTGCGTTGA
- a CDS encoding Fur family transcriptional regulator — protein sequence MTVQPDNRERLRAAGLRVTRPRLVVMDVVHDHPHADTDTVHTLARDTLPGVSRQAVYDILDALTGVRLVRRIQPAGHVARYESRVGDNHHHLVCRTCGTVADVDCVVGEAPCLAPSHESGFVLGEAEVTFWGLCPACATPDPIAAP from the coding sequence ATGACAGTGCAGCCGGACAACCGTGAACGGCTCCGCGCAGCCGGCTTACGCGTCACCCGGCCCCGCCTGGTGGTGATGGACGTCGTCCACGACCACCCTCATGCGGACACCGACACCGTCCACACACTCGCCCGCGACACGCTCCCCGGAGTATCTCGCCAAGCGGTCTACGACATCCTCGACGCCCTGACCGGTGTCCGGCTCGTCCGCAGGATCCAGCCCGCGGGGCATGTCGCCCGGTACGAGTCCCGGGTCGGCGACAACCACCACCACCTCGTGTGCCGCACCTGCGGCACGGTCGCCGACGTCGACTGCGTCGTGGGCGAGGCGCCCTGTCTTGCACCGTCTCACGAGAGCGGCTTCGTCCTCGGCGAAGCCGAAGTGACCTTCTGGGGCCTGTGCCCCGCCTGCGCCACCCCTGACCCGATCGCAGCCCCGTGA
- a CDS encoding SDR family NAD(P)-dependent oxidoreductase produces the protein MTRPNAMGNKRCIVTGGAHGIGAATVDLLLRRGAYVTVIDLEKPGTRSSNDRLLRLYGDVTDHDAMERCVQESALHFGAVDVVIANAGITPPPATVRTADIADFDKVLAVNFGGVLNVVRAAIDDIVDSGGHIQLVSSCAAFTPGPAGSPYMVSKAAVEQLGRSLRIELAAVGATCGIQYFGIVDTRLATDTLDYNEFGRRIGQLLPWPLNRRMTVDDAAHSLVRAVGRRAPVTVSPALWRPYYHLRGLINPLLERRLSRSDSVHTLLRDIENHAFDRRPAVRAASVRPLPRLDD, from the coding sequence ATGACCAGGCCGAACGCGATGGGCAACAAACGGTGCATCGTCACCGGGGGCGCGCACGGCATCGGCGCTGCCACGGTCGACCTCCTGCTTCGACGCGGCGCCTACGTCACCGTCATCGATCTCGAGAAGCCGGGCACCCGCTCGTCGAATGACCGCCTCCTCCGGTTGTACGGTGACGTGACCGATCACGACGCCATGGAGCGCTGCGTGCAGGAGAGCGCGCTCCATTTCGGGGCAGTGGACGTCGTGATCGCGAACGCCGGGATCACGCCGCCACCCGCAACGGTGAGAACCGCGGATATTGCCGACTTCGACAAGGTGCTCGCCGTCAACTTCGGCGGTGTCCTCAACGTCGTCCGAGCAGCGATCGACGACATCGTAGACAGTGGCGGCCACATCCAACTCGTCTCGTCCTGCGCCGCATTCACACCGGGACCAGCCGGCTCCCCCTATATGGTGTCGAAGGCAGCGGTCGAGCAGTTGGGTCGATCGCTGCGCATCGAACTCGCCGCCGTCGGCGCCACCTGCGGCATTCAGTACTTCGGGATCGTCGACACCCGATTGGCAACGGATACGTTGGACTACAACGAATTCGGGCGACGAATCGGACAGCTTTTGCCCTGGCCCCTGAATCGTCGGATGACGGTCGACGATGCCGCGCACTCACTGGTGCGCGCCGTCGGTCGGCGCGCTCCGGTGACCGTCTCTCCCGCCCTATGGAGGCCCTACTATCACCTCCGTGGACTGATCAACCCCCTGCTCGAGCGGCGACTGTCTCGAAGCGATTCGGTTCACACGCTTCTCCGAGACATCGAAAACCACGCATTCGACCGGCGCCCGGCCGTACGCGCGGCGTCAGTGCGGCCCCTGCCGCGTCTCGACGATTGA